ATCGACAACACCCACCCCTTTCACGGCGTCAGCGGCGGCCACTACCCCTTCTTTGACAGCATTGGCCTCGGCGGGCTGGTGAAACGTGTCAGGGCCCTGGGCCCTCGGGAAGTGGAGTTTGAACTGCGCCGCCCTGACGCCTCCTTTATTGGCAACCTGGCCACCGACTACGCCGTGGTGCTATCGGCGGAATACGCCGGTCAGCTGCTGGCGGCGGGCACCCCCGAACTGCTCGATCAGCAGCCGGTGGGCACCGGGCCTTTTTACCTGGCCCAGTACCGGCTGGACGACTTTATTCGTTACCACCGTCATCCCGGCTACTGGCGCGGCGGCGTCAAGCTGGCGCAGCTGGTGTTTGACATCACCCCCAAGTCTTCCAAGCGTCTGGCCAAGTTGCTGACCGGCGAGTGTGATGTCATGGCCCATCCGGGTGCCAGCCAGATGGCGGTGATCAAGTCCCACCCCGAGCTGGTGTTGGATCAGGCCACCGGCATGAATGTGTCGGTACTGGCACTCAACACCCAAAAGGCGCCGTTCAACGACGTGCGGGTGCGCAAGGCGCTGGCGCTGGCGTTGTCGCGCAACGATATTTTGCAGGCGGTCTATTTCGGCATTGGCTCCGAGGCCGAGTCGGTATTGCCGCCGGTGTCCTGGGGCTACAACCCCAACCTGCTGATGCCCCTGCCCGATGCCGAGCGGGCACGCTGGCTGCTGGCGCAGGCCGGGCTGGCAAAGGGCTTTGACATGACCCTGCTGATCCCCACGGGGGCCCGCAGCTTTAACCCGGACGGACTCAAGACCGGACAGTTGATCCAGCGCCGGCTCGAGGAGCTGGGCATTCGCGTTCGGCTGCAGAGCCTGGAAGAGCAGATTTTGCGCCGGGAGCTGATGGCCGGCCGGCAGGATGCGGTGCTCACCGGCTGGTCTGCCGACACCCCGGATCCCGACAACCTGCTGCACAACCTGCTCGGCTGCCAGGCCATCGCGGCCGGCACCAACGCCAGCCGCTGGTGCCATCCGCTGTTTGAGCAGCAGATCAACGCGGCCCGCCGAGCCCCCACCCTGAACGAACGCATTCGTCATTATCACCTGGCCCAGGAGCTGATCTACCAGGACATGCCGCTGATCCCCCTTAATCACACCCTCAAGCAGCAGGCCTATCGTCGTTCGGTTCAGGATCTGCAACTGCAACCTTATGGCGGAGTGGTACTGCGCCAGGCCCGTAAGGAATAGTCATGCTGATTTATCTGCTGCGTCGTTTCAACCTGCTGTTCAGTACCCTGCTGCTGCTTACCCTGCTGGCCTATGCCCTGGAATACCGACTGCTGCATCAGGGGGACGGCGACTTCTGGCCGGGATATCTGCGCTTTATGCAGGCGCTGCTGGCGGGCGATTTCGGCATTTCGAGCGCCACCGGCCTGCCGGTGCTGGGGGCTCTGGGCCAGTATTTTCCCGCCACCCTGGAGCTATGCCTGGCGGCCTTTGTGATTTCCCTGGTGGTGGGCGTGCCGGTGGGTACCCTGGCGGCGGTGCGTCAGGGCCGCTGGCAGGACACCCTGATCCTCACCGGTACCCTGGTGGGCTATTCGGTGCCGGTATTCTGGCTGGGGCTGTTGCTGGTGATGTTGTTTTCCCTGCACCTGGGCTGGCTGCCGGTGTCGGGCCAGCTCAGCCTGCTGTATGAAATTACGCCGGTCACCGGCATCATGACCATCGACACCCTGATCACCGATCATCCCTATCGCTGGGAAGCCTTTGTCGATGCCCTGCGCCACCTGGTGCTACCAGCACTGGTGCTGGCCATCGTGCCCACCACCGAAGTCATTCGCCAGATCCGCAGCGCCCTGCTGGAAGTGCTCAAGCAAAACTACATTCGGGCGGCACTGACCAAGGGCTTTAGCGAAGCCCACGTAGTGCTGCGTCACGGCCTGCGCAACGCCCTGCCCATGGCCATTCCCACCCTGGGGCTGCAGTTTGGCACCGTGCTTACCTCCGCCATGATGACCGAAATCGTGTTTGACTGGCCGGGCCTGGGGCGCTGGCTGGTGACCAGCATTTCGCTGCAGGACTATGCTGCCATCAAGGGAGGCACCCTGGCCATCGCCACCTTTATCATTGTAGCCAGCGTCAGCATGGATATTCTCTCTACCCTGATCTACCCCAGCAGAAGGAAGGCCATCTATGCCGGCAAGGGCTAACATCTACCCCGAGCTGCACGTGCGCTCTCCTCGGGAGCGGGCCTGGCAGCTGTTTCGCCAAAATACCCTGGCCATGATCGGGCTCTGGGGCCTAGGCATTTTGTGTGCCCTCACCCTGCTCGGGCCCTGGCTGGCCCCCTATGCCCCCAATGAACAATTTGGTGAGGCCCTGCTGTTGCCGCCGTCCTGGGCCGACGAGGGAAATGTGGACTTCTTCTTCGGCACCGACGATCTGGGCCGGGACATGCTCTCCCGGCTGGTAAACGGCGCCCGGCTGACCTTTGGCAATGCGGTGCTGGTGGTGGTGCTGGCACTCGTTGTGGGCAGCGCCATCGGCGTGCTTGGCGGTATGAGCCGAGGGCTCAAGGCCAGTGTGCTCAACCATCTGCTCGACACCCTGATGTCGATTCCGTCGCTGCTGCTGGCCATCATCTTTGTGGCCATGCTCGGTCCGGGGCTGTTCAACACCCTGATCGCCATCACCCTGGCGCTGATTCCCCAGTACATACGCGCCACCTACAACGCGGTGTCGGACGAAATGCAGAAGGAATACATCACCGCCATTCGCCTGGACGGGGCCAACCCCTGGCGCATTTTGCGCTTTGGCATACTACCCAACCTGAGCGATACCCTGATAAGCCAGACCACCCGGGCGCTGTCGACCGCCATGCTCGACATCACCGCCGTGGGCTTTCTCGGCCTGGGCGCCCAGCCCCCCCGACCGGAATGGGGCGCCATGCTGTCGGACGCCATGGAGCTGGTGTTTCTGGCCCCCT
The Oceanimonas doudoroffii DNA segment above includes these coding regions:
- a CDS encoding ABC transporter permease subunit, with the translated sequence MPARANIYPELHVRSPRERAWQLFRQNTLAMIGLWGLGILCALTLLGPWLAPYAPNEQFGEALLLPPSWADEGNVDFFFGTDDLGRDMLSRLVNGARLTFGNAVLVVVLALVVGSAIGVLGGMSRGLKASVLNHLLDTLMSIPSLLLAIIFVAMLGPGLFNTLIAITLALIPQYIRATYNAVSDEMQKEYITAIRLDGANPWRILRFGILPNLSDTLISQTTRALSTAMLDITAVGFLGLGAQPPRPEWGAMLSDAMELVFLAPWTVTLPGLAILLSVLVVNMVGEGLRQAINEVMD
- a CDS encoding ABC transporter substrate-binding protein — protein: MRFWLCWLSALLLTGCDTGDRQLAKESLLYCAEGAPFTFNPQLAAATQTLDATAHQLYDRLLDIDPETLQPVPALALDWHRSDDGLHYRFTLRPGVQFHHTAWFSPSRPLNADDVVFSFQRLIDNTHPFHGVSGGHYPFFDSIGLGGLVKRVRALGPREVEFELRRPDASFIGNLATDYAVVLSAEYAGQLLAAGTPELLDQQPVGTGPFYLAQYRLDDFIRYHRHPGYWRGGVKLAQLVFDITPKSSKRLAKLLTGECDVMAHPGASQMAVIKSHPELVLDQATGMNVSVLALNTQKAPFNDVRVRKALALALSRNDILQAVYFGIGSEAESVLPPVSWGYNPNLLMPLPDAERARWLLAQAGLAKGFDMTLLIPTGARSFNPDGLKTGQLIQRRLEELGIRVRLQSLEEQILRRELMAGRQDAVLTGWSADTPDPDNLLHNLLGCQAIAAGTNASRWCHPLFEQQINAARRAPTLNERIRHYHLAQELIYQDMPLIPLNHTLKQQAYRRSVQDLQLQPYGGVVLRQARKE
- a CDS encoding ABC transporter permease, whose translation is MLIYLLRRFNLLFSTLLLLTLLAYALEYRLLHQGDGDFWPGYLRFMQALLAGDFGISSATGLPVLGALGQYFPATLELCLAAFVISLVVGVPVGTLAAVRQGRWQDTLILTGTLVGYSVPVFWLGLLLVMLFSLHLGWLPVSGQLSLLYEITPVTGIMTIDTLITDHPYRWEAFVDALRHLVLPALVLAIVPTTEVIRQIRSALLEVLKQNYIRAALTKGFSEAHVVLRHGLRNALPMAIPTLGLQFGTVLTSAMMTEIVFDWPGLGRWLVTSISLQDYAAIKGGTLAIATFIIVASVSMDILSTLIYPSRRKAIYAGKG